Below is a window of Nitrospinota bacterium DNA.
ATCATGTACAAGGATGGAATGCAACCACCAGAAGGAGAGGTCTACTTTCCTGTTGAGGGGGCAAATGGGGAGCTGGGTTTTTATATCGTCAGTAACGGAACCGACAGGCCGCACCGTGTAAGAGTCAGACCGCCCTGCTTTCCCATTATGGCGGCCTTTCACGAAATCATTCAAGGAGATATGGTTGCAGATATTATACCAACCTTTGGATCTGTGAATATGGTAGGGGGAGAATTAGACAGATGAAAAAGGAGATAAGGTTTTCTGAAGAGGCTCAAAGAAAATTGAAAGAGATACTCTCCATCCATGCCAAAATCAGAAAAGAGTCAAGCATTCTGCCCGTTTTATCGTTAGCTCAAGAGGAATTTGGATATATCTCTCAGGAAGTAGAGGAGTATGTAGCAGATTTATTAGATATTCCAGTGGTTAAAATTCATGAAGTTGTTACCTTTTATACCCTCTATAACAAAGAGGAGGTAGGAAAATATTTTTTACAGGTTTGCAGAAACCTCCCCTGCACTCTTTCTGGCTGTGGTGAAATTATTGATTATCTTTGTGAAAAACTGGGGATTAGAGTTGGTGAGACAACCCCAGATAAAAAATTTACGCTTGTCACCGTAGAGTGTTTAGGGGCCTGTGATACAGGGCCTAACATGATGATCAATGATGTCTATTACAGAAGATTGAGTAAAGAGAGGATAGACGAGATCCTTGATGAATTGGAGTAATTTTTAAGAAAAGATATATCAATGGAAGAAGACCTCAGGATATTAACAAAAAATATCAATATTGAAGGATTTACAGGGATAGATATCTATCTCTATTCTGGAGGATACAGGGGATTAAGAAAGGCCTTAAAGGAAATGAGCCCTGATGAAATTATTGAGGAGGTCAAAAAATCCAACCTAAGGGGTTTAGGAGGAGCGGGTTTTCCTACAGGCGTAAAATGGACTTTTCTCCCCAGAGAGACGGATAAACCGAAATATCTGGCAGTAAATGTCGATGAGGGAGAGCCTGGGACCTTTAAGGATAGGTATCTCCTTCTTAATAATCCGCATCTGTTTTTAGAGGGGATTATCATAACATGTTATGCCCTCGACATCCATGTGGCCTACGTATATATAAGGGGTGAATATACAAAACCTGCAAGGGTTTTGCAAAAAGCGATTGAAGAAGCTTACAGAGAGGGGATTCTTGGTAAAAACATCTACGGAAGGGGATTTGATCTCGATTTGATTATTTATAAGGGAGCGGGTGCCTATATATGTGGAGAAGAGACAGCGATGTTGGAATCCTTAGAGGGCAAAAAGGGGTGGCCTCGATTAAAGCCTCCATTCCCAGCCCTAAGGGGTTTGTTTGACTGTCCCACACTGGTCAATAATGTCGAGACCCTGTGCTTTATCCCTATGATTATAGATATGGGAGGAGAGAAATTTGCAAGGCTAGGAAGGGAAAAGAGTGGAGGGACAAGGCTTTTCAGTTTAAGTGGACATGTAAATAGGCCGGGATTATATGAATTGCCATTAGGGATTCCCTTAAGAGAGATTATTTATGAATATGGCGGAGGAATCAAAAATAACAACAGGTTAAAGGCGATTATTCCCGGGGGTTCTTCTTCGCCTGTGTTGAAGGCTGAAGAAGTAGACGTGAATATGGATTTCGATTCAATAGCAAAGATAGGCTCCATGCTCGGCTCAGGGGCTATCATTGTTATGGATGAATACACCTGTATGGTTGAAGCACTTTACATACTAATCAGATTCTATGCCCACGAGTCATGCGGCCAATGTACCCCTTGTAGAGAAGGGTGTGGATGGATGGAAAAAGTTCTCAAAAGAATTTTAAAAGGGGATGGCAGGATTGGAGATACAGAAAACCTCTTAAGGATAGCGGCTAATATTCTAGGCAATACTATCTGTCCTTTGGGAGACGCAGCAGCTCTGCCTGTTCAAAGCTTTATCAACAAATTCAGACATGAGTTTGAATATCATATAAGAGTCAAGAAATGTAATATTGAGTCTAAGTACCCTTTTTTTATTGATTAAATTTTGAAGGTGTAATCATGCATACGCTGACCATTGATGGCAAAGAGATGAGGGTGGAAAGAGGAACCACTATTTTAGAAGCAGCAAAGAAAATAGGAATTGAGATACCCCATTACTGCTATCACCCGGGTCTCAGCATAGCAGGCAATTGCAGGATGTGCCTGGTAGAGATTGAAGGGGTACCAAAACTTCAGATATCATGCTATACCCTTGTTTCAGATGGTATTAAAGTTCATACAAGGAGTGAAAGGGTTATAAAGGCACGACAAGCAATCCTTGAATTTTTACTCATCAACCATCCCCTGGATTGCCCTGTCTGTGATCAGGCAGGAGAATGCTATTTGCAGATATATTATATGAGACATGGTTTATACAATAGTACCTTTCTCGAAGATAAGGTAAAAAAGCGCAAAGCTGTTGTCATTGGTCCAACAGTCATCTTGGATTCTGAGAGATGTGTTTTGTGCGGTCGATGTGTGAGATTCTGTGATGAAGTCTCCAAAAGCTCTGAATTGGGAATATTCAACAGGGGAGATCATTCAGAGATATCAACCTTTCCGAAAAAAGAGTTGAATAACAAATATTCTGGGAACGTTGTGGACATCTGCCCCGTTGGTGCACTTACGGATAGAGATTTTAGGTTTAAATGCAGAGTCTGGTATCTAAAGGAGAAGCCCTCGATATGTCCTGGGTGCAGCAATGGCTGTAATGTCTGGATTCACTATAATGTAGACCGAACTTGTAAGGCCGAAGGAAAGAGGGTGATGCGAATCAAACCTCGGTTTAATGAGGAGGTCAACAAATGGTGGATTTGCGATGAAGGGAGATATGGTTATAAATTTGTTGATGATAACAGGATAGAAAAACCTTATATCCGACAACAGGGGAAGTTAATCCCGGTTTCATGGGA
It encodes the following:
- a CDS encoding NAD(P)H-dependent oxidoreductase subunit E translates to MKKEIRFSEEAQRKLKEILSIHAKIRKESSILPVLSLAQEEFGYISQEVEEYVADLLDIPVVKIHEVVTFYTLYNKEEVGKYFLQVCRNLPCTLSGCGEIIDYLCEKLGIRVGETTPDKKFTLVTVECLGACDTGPNMMINDVYYRRLSKERIDEILDELE
- the nuoF gene encoding NADH-quinone oxidoreductase subunit NuoF, whose protein sequence is MEEDLRILTKNINIEGFTGIDIYLYSGGYRGLRKALKEMSPDEIIEEVKKSNLRGLGGAGFPTGVKWTFLPRETDKPKYLAVNVDEGEPGTFKDRYLLLNNPHLFLEGIIITCYALDIHVAYVYIRGEYTKPARVLQKAIEEAYREGILGKNIYGRGFDLDLIIYKGAGAYICGEETAMLESLEGKKGWPRLKPPFPALRGLFDCPTLVNNVETLCFIPMIIDMGGEKFARLGREKSGGTRLFSLSGHVNRPGLYELPLGIPLREIIYEYGGGIKNNNRLKAIIPGGSSSPVLKAEEVDVNMDFDSIAKIGSMLGSGAIIVMDEYTCMVEALYILIRFYAHESCGQCTPCREGCGWMEKVLKRILKGDGRIGDTENLLRIAANILGNTICPLGDAAALPVQSFINKFRHEFEYHIRVKKCNIESKYPFFID
- a CDS encoding molybdopterin-dependent oxidoreductase, whose amino-acid sequence is MHTLTIDGKEMRVERGTTILEAAKKIGIEIPHYCYHPGLSIAGNCRMCLVEIEGVPKLQISCYTLVSDGIKVHTRSERVIKARQAILEFLLINHPLDCPVCDQAGECYLQIYYMRHGLYNSTFLEDKVKKRKAVVIGPTVILDSERCVLCGRCVRFCDEVSKSSELGIFNRGDHSEISTFPKKELNNKYSGNVVDICPVGALTDRDFRFKCRVWYLKEKPSICPGCSNGCNVWIHYNVDRTCKAEGKRVMRIKPRFNEEVNKWWICDEGRYGYKFVDDNRIEKPYIRQQGKLIPVSWDMAIERIAGLLKKYPPESIGIVPSPQCTNEDNFVLKKLFSEHLGIKNIDYRVPSQLNVYSDDFLIREDKNPNSRGCEELGLFPKDKGLELKDMLREAENKEIKILYLMNHDLVKKMGREEVALALSSVDSLIFQGTNFNETVEFADFLLPSSTFAEKDGTFINQSGRVQKINKALEPLGDSLSEWKIFVKIARELGIPVEYGGPEEIFFDITKEISSFVGLSYSLIGDEGINLY